From Cygnus atratus isolate AKBS03 ecotype Queensland, Australia chromosome 1, CAtr_DNAZoo_HiC_assembly, whole genome shotgun sequence, the proteins below share one genomic window:
- the PHF5A gene encoding PHD finger-like domain-containing protein 5A isoform X1, whose protein sequence is MAKHHPDLIFCRKQAGVAIGRLCEKCDGKCVICDSYVRPCTLVRICDECNYGSYQGRCVICGGPGVSDAYYCKECTIQEKDRDGCPKIVNLGSSKTDLFYERKKYGFKKR, encoded by the exons atGGCCAAGCACCACCCGGACCTCATCTTCTGCCGCAAGCAGGCGGGCGTCG cGATTGGAAGACTTTGCGAAAAAT GTGATGGCAAATGTGTGATCTGTGACTCGTACGTGCGGCCCTGCACACTCGTGCGCATATGCGATGAGTGTAACTACGGCTCCTACCAAGGACGCTGCGTGATCTGCGGGGGTCCAGGAGTATCTGATGCCTACTACTGCAAGGAGTGCACCATCCAGGAAAAAGAT agagATGGTTGCCCCAAGATCGTCAACCTGGGCAGTTCCAAGACGGATCTCTTCTACGAAAGGAAAAAGTACGGATTCAAGAAGAGGTGA
- the PHF5A gene encoding PHD finger-like domain-containing protein 5A isoform X2, producing the protein MWLCGRSLHCCCIGDGKCVICDSYVRPCTLVRICDECNYGSYQGRCVICGGPGVSDAYYCKECTIQEKDRDGCPKIVNLGSSKTDLFYERKKYGFKKR; encoded by the exons ATGTGGCTCTGTGGGAGAAGCTTACACTGCTGCTGCATAG GTGATGGCAAATGTGTGATCTGTGACTCGTACGTGCGGCCCTGCACACTCGTGCGCATATGCGATGAGTGTAACTACGGCTCCTACCAAGGACGCTGCGTGATCTGCGGGGGTCCAGGAGTATCTGATGCCTACTACTGCAAGGAGTGCACCATCCAGGAAAAAGAT agagATGGTTGCCCCAAGATCGTCAACCTGGGCAGTTCCAAGACGGATCTCTTCTACGAAAGGAAAAAGTACGGATTCAAGAAGAGGTGA